A single genomic interval of Macadamia integrifolia cultivar HAES 741 chromosome 6, SCU_Mint_v3, whole genome shotgun sequence harbors:
- the LOC122081462 gene encoding arogenate dehydrogenase 2, chloroplastic-like, with protein MLTLSGLQELRIREALHLHLRPNPISHSFPRHSSSFSPSNPRKNRSCVYRRLCIRSLGGSAIQPYDFKTQRNELLKKSVKLKIAIVGFGSFVLFLAKTLIRQGHTVLAYSQSKYTVNSSMLVALGVSFYSDPHDLCEEQPEVVLLCTSIISLESILKSLPLQRLKRSTLFVDVLSVKEMPKKLFLQILPPEFDILCTHPIFGPESGRSGWAGLPLVYEKVRIGNEDSRINRCNAFLKIFSQEGCRMVEMSCAEHDRYSAGTQLITHIIGRTLGKIDDLDWTPMNTKGYETLLNLRDNTCADNFELLYGLFIYNKNALEQLQRLDMAFQSVKKQLYGHLHNELRKQLFENPETNEDTVDDLPVLPPN; from the coding sequence ATGCTCACATTGTCTGGCTTGCAAGAGTTAAGAATTAGAGAGGCTTTACATCTTCATCTTCGTCCTAATCCAATTTCTCATTCCTTCCCTCGACATTCATCTTCGTTTTCACCCTCCAACCCAAGGAAGAATCGATCTTGTGTTTATCGGAGACTCTGCATCAGATCACTAGGTGGTTCTGCTATTCAACCTTATGATTTTAAGACTCAAAGAAATGAACTTCTCAAGAAGAGCGTTAAGCTCAAGATTGCCATTGTTGGGTTTGGGAGTTTCGTCCTTTTCttagccaaaaccctaattcgACAAGGCCACACTGTATTGGCCTATTCTCAATCCAAATACACTGTTAATTCCTCCATGTTAGTTGCTTTAGGGGTTTCCTTTTACTCAGATCCTCATGATCTCTGTGAAGAACAGCCTGAAGTTGTTTTACTCTGTACTTCCATAATCTCTTTGGAATCCATCCTCAAGTCATTGCCTCTCCAACGATTGAAGCGAAGTACCCTTTTTGTTGATGTGCTTTCTGTGAAAGAGATGCCCAAGAAATTGTTTCTGCAGATCTTACCTCCTGAATTTGATATACTCTGTACCCATCCAATATTTGGACCTGAAAGTGGTAGAAGTGGCTGGGCAGGTCTACCTTTAGTTTATGAGAAAGTGAGGATTGGGAATGAGGATTCAAGGATCAATAGATGTAATGCTTTTCTCAAGATTTTTTCCCAAGAGGGTTGTCGAATGGTGGAGATGTCTTGTGCAGAGCATGATAGGTATTCTGCAGGTACCCAGTTAATCACTCACATTATAGGAAGGACATTGGGGAAGATTGATGACTTGGATTGGACACCAATGAACACTAAAGGTTATGAGACTCTCTTGAATTTAAGAGATAATACTTGTGCGGATAACTTTGAGCTTCTGTATGGGTTGTTCATATATAACAAGAATGCTCTAGAACAGCTGCAAAGGTTGGACATGGCTTTTCAATCTGTGAAGAAGCAGCTTTATGGCCATTTGCATAATGAGCTAAGAAAGCAATTGTTTGAGAATCCTGAGACCAATGAGGATACTGTAGATGATTTGCCAGTATTGCCTCCAAATTGA